A single window of Streptomyces aquilus DNA harbors:
- a CDS encoding AAA family ATPase — MRDSHRVEAERLVVRAVEEEVRRSGGRIDGGVLLSRARGALDAMAETAAEEYEAYTRALDEAAAGQLTFGQRYAQQGGGTPLLVAGVAAAAAVVADLALGTGAGTALGAGVAVGVVGAAATVVKVAGSHLPAAHHQAGAASQPGGPEQLRLSWLTALEVRGIRPFLDQQRVRSASTGPKKTGPRLKGADKSAAARGRSVLEQSFGQLPEPVAEFAGRRQELGRIRQWVQSARASTETRPTVVVLHGPSGSGRSALALHAAHDLRDYFRGACVVDLRGDSPEEPPLPTRDALLHLLNRLGAPREQLLFRERSSPDQQVKRLSELYHQHLTGLPVTVVLDDASDPEQVRTLVPERSDSLVLVTSRTALQLPADLPAWVHHLPVEALDPAGAEELLSATAQDKSGPYDAESADRIRQLCGGLPLALRIAGSALGPRSPRQLAADLGAYGPVEPIERVLWLRYTDQSDPARRLLRRLALAGRASLGAAAAAALLATDQAEARRQLVALSRAGLLDHVRGDRYRLHDLVRAFAQARLLDEEEPAERASAQERLIVNYAELADSVLRLVDGNMSTRSDRFSPHGFTSLDEALRWLDDESSFITSTLRHAEGVNQAAVLSLLGALCDYCLLRGDLYRLGEISELAQAVDQGLLVRSVQWRTGIAARQLGELDKARTTLTSVVDLYMEAHHDAGAARALCSLGITLHHQGNLTEAAAKLHEALDLQAAPELATDRAWTMHALAAVERDRAHLSEAMDLLTQSLVLHRAGESVHGEAWAHFQLGQLGLRMGDVPRAERELRTALDLYGRTRDARGEAWALTQLARARLVAGDPSPAVDGLRQAASRHRENEDARGEAWSVYYLGQALEEAGNLDLAVRELERSRTMFSRIRDVYGLACARHHSARVTRDQRAAQTGSLRNSGFARQLLVDARADFQRIGVAHGEAWTCLELAVVDAGNARTPQALALCDEAIGLFTSYGDRRGEDWARFLRCTLLPYAAPGGVEIGTAVAQEELSQLSRAGHPSRDEKLDDYVEAYLLLLERGISLESGWQAWRLGMVPNRHAREVMGVAVAARS; from the coding sequence ATGCGGGACAGCCATCGGGTGGAGGCCGAGCGGCTGGTGGTCCGGGCCGTGGAGGAGGAGGTGCGGCGGTCGGGCGGGCGGATCGACGGGGGTGTGCTGCTGTCGCGGGCGCGCGGCGCGCTGGACGCCATGGCCGAGACGGCCGCCGAGGAGTACGAGGCCTACACCCGCGCGCTGGACGAGGCGGCGGCCGGGCAGCTGACGTTCGGGCAGCGGTACGCGCAGCAGGGCGGTGGAACTCCCCTGCTGGTGGCCGGAGTCGCCGCCGCGGCGGCCGTCGTCGCCGACCTGGCGCTGGGGACCGGCGCGGGGACGGCCCTGGGTGCCGGGGTGGCCGTGGGTGTCGTAGGGGCCGCGGCGACCGTGGTGAAGGTCGCCGGGTCGCATCTGCCGGCGGCGCATCACCAGGCGGGCGCGGCGAGTCAGCCGGGCGGGCCCGAACAGCTGCGGCTGTCGTGGCTGACCGCCCTCGAGGTGCGGGGCATCCGGCCGTTCCTCGATCAGCAGCGGGTGCGCAGTGCCTCTACCGGACCGAAGAAGACGGGGCCGCGGCTGAAGGGCGCCGACAAGAGCGCGGCGGCCCGCGGGCGGAGCGTGCTGGAGCAGTCGTTCGGGCAACTCCCGGAGCCGGTCGCGGAGTTCGCGGGACGCCGGCAGGAGCTGGGGCGGATCAGACAGTGGGTGCAGTCGGCGCGGGCGAGCACGGAGACCCGGCCGACGGTGGTCGTGCTGCACGGTCCGTCCGGCAGCGGCCGTTCCGCACTCGCGCTGCACGCCGCGCACGATCTGCGGGACTACTTCCGCGGCGCGTGCGTGGTGGACCTGCGCGGCGACAGCCCGGAGGAGCCGCCGCTGCCCACCCGCGACGCCCTGCTGCACCTGCTGAACCGGCTCGGCGCGCCCCGCGAGCAGCTGCTGTTCCGGGAGCGTTCCTCCCCCGACCAGCAGGTCAAGCGGCTGAGCGAGCTGTACCACCAGCATCTGACGGGCCTGCCGGTGACGGTCGTCCTGGACGACGCCTCGGACCCCGAGCAGGTCCGCACCCTCGTCCCCGAGCGCTCGGACAGCCTGGTCCTGGTCACGAGCCGCACCGCTTTGCAGCTGCCCGCCGATCTGCCGGCCTGGGTGCACCATCTGCCGGTGGAGGCGCTGGACCCGGCGGGCGCGGAAGAGCTGCTGAGCGCGACGGCGCAGGACAAGTCGGGGCCGTACGACGCCGAATCCGCCGACCGGATCAGACAGTTGTGCGGTGGTCTGCCGCTCGCGCTGCGCATCGCGGGCTCGGCTCTCGGCCCGCGTTCACCGCGTCAACTGGCCGCGGACCTGGGCGCGTACGGCCCGGTGGAGCCGATCGAGCGGGTGCTGTGGCTGCGCTACACCGACCAGTCGGACCCGGCTCGCCGCCTGCTGCGCCGCCTGGCGCTGGCGGGCCGGGCGTCCCTGGGCGCGGCCGCGGCGGCGGCACTGCTCGCCACCGACCAGGCGGAGGCGAGGCGGCAGCTCGTCGCGCTCTCCCGCGCGGGCCTGCTCGACCATGTCCGCGGGGACCGCTACCGCCTGCACGACCTGGTCCGCGCCTTCGCCCAGGCCCGCCTCCTCGACGAGGAGGAACCGGCGGAGCGCGCCTCGGCGCAGGAACGTCTCATCGTGAACTACGCGGAGCTGGCGGATTCCGTGCTGCGCCTGGTCGACGGCAACATGTCGACCCGCTCGGACCGTTTCAGCCCGCACGGCTTCACCTCGCTGGACGAGGCGCTGCGCTGGCTGGACGACGAGTCGAGCTTCATCACCTCGACCCTGCGGCACGCGGAGGGCGTCAACCAGGCGGCGGTGCTGAGCCTGCTGGGCGCCCTGTGCGACTACTGCCTGCTGCGCGGCGACCTCTACCGCCTCGGTGAGATCAGCGAGCTGGCCCAGGCCGTCGACCAGGGCCTGCTGGTGCGCTCGGTCCAGTGGCGCACCGGTATCGCGGCCCGTCAGCTCGGCGAGCTGGACAAGGCGCGCACGACCCTGACCTCGGTGGTCGACCTGTACATGGAGGCCCACCACGACGCGGGCGCGGCCAGGGCCCTGTGCTCCCTCGGCATCACGCTCCACCACCAGGGCAACCTGACGGAGGCGGCGGCCAAGCTGCACGAGGCCCTGGACCTCCAGGCGGCCCCCGAGCTGGCGACGGACCGCGCCTGGACGATGCACGCGCTGGCGGCGGTGGAACGCGACCGCGCGCACCTGTCGGAGGCCATGGATCTGCTCACCCAGTCCCTGGTGCTGCATCGCGCGGGCGAGTCCGTGCACGGCGAGGCCTGGGCCCACTTCCAGCTCGGCCAGCTGGGCCTGCGCATGGGCGACGTCCCCAGAGCCGAGCGGGAGCTGCGCACGGCCCTGGATCTCTACGGCCGCACGCGCGACGCCCGCGGCGAGGCCTGGGCCCTGACCCAGCTGGCCCGGGCCCGGCTGGTCGCCGGCGATCCCTCTCCGGCGGTGGACGGTCTGCGCCAGGCGGCGTCCCGGCACCGCGAGAACGAGGACGCGCGCGGCGAGGCCTGGTCGGTCTACTACCTGGGCCAGGCACTGGAGGAGGCCGGCAACCTGGATCTGGCGGTCCGCGAGCTGGAACGCTCCCGGACGATGTTCTCCCGCATCCGCGACGTCTACGGCCTGGCCTGCGCCCGGCACCACTCGGCGCGCGTGACCCGTGACCAGCGGGCGGCCCAGACGGGTTCCCTGCGCAACTCCGGCTTCGCCCGTCAGCTCCTCGTCGACGCCCGCGCCGACTTCCAGCGCATCGGCGTCGCGCACGGCGAGGCGTGGACGTGCCTGGAGCTGGCGGTGGTGGACGCGGGCAACGCCCGCACGCCGCAGGCCCTCGCCCTGTGCGACGAGGCGATCGGCCTGTTCACGTCGTACGGCGACCGCCGCGGCGAGGACTGGGCCCGCTTCCTGCGCTGCACCCTGCTGCCGTACGCGGCCCCGGGCGGCGTGGAGATCGGTACGGCGGTGGCGCAGGAGGAGCTGTCCCAGCTGTCCCGCGCCGGCCACCCGTCCCGGGACGAGAAGCTGGACGACTACGTGGAGGCGTATCTGCTGCTTCTGGAGCGGGGCATCAGCCTGGAGTCCGGCTGGCAGGCCTGGCGGCTGGGGATGGTCCCGAACCGGCACGCGCGGGAGGTCATGGGGGTGGCGGTGGCGGCCAGGAGCTGA
- a CDS encoding recombinase family protein has product MNEPMGLLPVASYARTSEDFRRRDGHGVRHQLRVNERSAREQGCRVVLEYTDNGCSASKEGAVRPGFERLVEDLARGCTLEGQVIEGVVCVADDRLYRRAADLTRFLAALTCRPGRVYVDPQGVRDPYSQEGILEAVRSLEAAETETRVRSRRLANWHWARAVEGVPHSGPRPFGWQEDRITLHSVEAPLVEQAIAERLTGKAVRAIAREWCDLGVRGTRGGRPNAQTVTQIMTAPRVCGYRANRGSLLLEPETSRPVIGQWEPIVAPDQWAAVCATFGAGSLYLHRGSGAPRLTEKRAAPRHLASGILRCGARRSDGSLCNGALCAQKGRSKKSPYVYSCRECSRCSISGPLADEALERLVLSEAPGRTRLREDARCRWQVGELGLDEKRKIITSVLSCCRVRPGVKGEHAWDHSRVQPVWH; this is encoded by the coding sequence GTGAACGAGCCGATGGGGCTGCTTCCGGTGGCGTCCTATGCGCGGACGTCGGAGGACTTCCGCCGGCGGGACGGTCACGGGGTGCGCCATCAGTTGCGCGTCAACGAGCGGAGCGCTCGCGAGCAGGGATGCCGCGTGGTCCTCGAATACACCGACAACGGCTGTAGCGCCTCGAAGGAGGGGGCGGTGCGTCCCGGATTCGAGCGGTTGGTCGAGGACTTGGCGCGGGGGTGCACCCTGGAGGGGCAGGTGATCGAGGGTGTCGTCTGTGTCGCGGATGACCGGCTGTATCGCCGCGCGGCAGACCTCACCCGCTTTCTTGCCGCTCTGACCTGCCGTCCAGGGCGCGTCTACGTCGATCCGCAAGGCGTTCGGGACCCGTACTCGCAGGAGGGAATTCTGGAGGCCGTGCGATCACTGGAGGCGGCCGAGACGGAGACGCGGGTCAGGAGCCGAAGACTGGCGAACTGGCACTGGGCACGGGCTGTCGAGGGTGTACCGCACAGTGGACCGCGTCCCTTTGGCTGGCAGGAGGACCGGATCACCCTGCACTCCGTCGAGGCGCCACTCGTGGAGCAGGCCATCGCCGAGCGGCTGACCGGAAAGGCCGTACGCGCCATCGCACGCGAGTGGTGCGACCTTGGCGTGCGTGGCACCCGAGGAGGCAGGCCAAACGCGCAGACCGTCACGCAGATCATGACCGCGCCCAGAGTGTGCGGTTACCGGGCCAACCGAGGTTCGCTCCTGTTGGAGCCGGAGACGAGTCGGCCCGTGATCGGTCAGTGGGAGCCCATCGTGGCGCCGGACCAGTGGGCAGCGGTATGCGCGACTTTCGGTGCGGGCAGCTTGTACCTGCACAGGGGAAGTGGGGCTCCGAGACTCACAGAGAAGCGCGCTGCTCCCCGCCACCTTGCCAGCGGCATCCTTCGGTGCGGAGCGAGGCGCAGTGACGGCTCGCTGTGTAACGGCGCTTTGTGCGCTCAGAAGGGGAGAAGCAAGAAGAGCCCCTACGTCTATTCCTGTCGCGAGTGCAGCCGTTGCAGCATCAGCGGACCGCTGGCGGACGAAGCTCTTGAACGGCTGGTGCTCTCTGAAGCGCCCGGGCGGACGCGGCTTCGGGAGGATGCACGTTGCCGCTGGCAGGTCGGCGAGTTGGGACTGGATGAGAAGCGGAAGATCATCACATCCGTCTTGTCCTGCTGCCGTGTCCGGCCTGGTGTCAAGGGAGAGCACGCTTGGGACCACTCTCGCGTGCAGCCTGTCTGGCATTGA